Genomic window (Pirellulaceae bacterium):
TGGGGCGCTATTTGGTTGGACCTGCCGGTTATTTTCTGACCTCGGTAATTGGCAAAAAAAAGAGCCGTGACGTTGAGATTCGAATGTGTGATGGTGGCATGAACAACCACTTAGCCGCCTGCGGACTCATGGGCATGGTGATTCGCCGAAATTATCCAATGCAACGACTCGGCGAAGCCCCACACGACATTCAAGACTACATGCTAGTCGGCCCGCTTTGCACGACAATTGACACGATTTCATCGAGCGTCGCGCTTCCTCAATTGGAATGTGGTGATGTGATCGCGATTGCTTCATCGGGAGCGTACGGATTCACCTGTAGCCCCCATCAATTGATTAGTCACCCCATTCCTCAGGAACATGTGATTGAAGGCAATGCGGACGACTACCAAATTTTGACCTAGTGGGCGACTGCTCCCATTATTTTCTCAAGCATCCGAACGGATTGAACCAATGATGACCAACGACTACGAAGGAGTATTAATCGTTGGTGTCCCCAGAAGGGGCACAACGCTGCTCCGGCGCATCTTCGATTCGCACCCCAACATTTGCTGTCCTCCTGAAACCTATCTGTTTGGGTCCTGTCGCAGTGCAGGAGATCAGAGAGCGAGACTGATTCCCGTCGTCGAATAGAGTTATAGCTACGAGTGGCTCAAATGAGGGCAACAATGCAAAAAACGCTAGTTGAAGCTTTTCTGTCAAACGTTGAACACCGAGCAACCAATCTAGCCCTTGTTCAAGCCGATAATTCGCTTACCTATGAGGATCTATACTCACGTGCTGCAGCCTTGACGGCGTTGCTGAAAGACCAAGGGATTTCTAGAGGCGATCGAGTGCTATTCTTCATGGACGCCTCGGCTGACTTTTTGTCACTACTGATCGCGACATGGAGTCTGGGCGCTATCACTGTTTTGCTCGGTCGCCAGTCCAAACTTGAACAACTAAGATACGCCGTCGACAAGACGCAACCGAGACTGGTTGTTTGCGATGGCCCACCGGCGGATACAGCCGGACTGGAAACGTCAACACGCATCCTGCATTTAGCGAATTATTCATTCGAACAAACAGCACAAATCGACTGCCCTCGTGAAGCTAACTACGCTTCCATCGTTTTTACTTCTGGATCCACAGGAAAGCCGAAAGGAGTAACGCAGTGCCACAGGAATCTCATGCGTGGCGCATCAAAAGTTGTACGTTATTTAAACATTGATGAAAGCGATCGATTTAAACATTGATGAAAGCGATCGACTGCTCTGTCCGGTTCCATGGGCGTTTGATTATGGATTCTTGCAAGTCCACAAGACAATTCTTGCAGGAGCCACTCATGTCCTGCCGGAAAAACTGAACCTCTTTGCAATTTGCAAAGCGATTTCAGAATCCAAACCAACGGTCTTTCCTGGACACCCGTCGCTATTTTCGTTTTTGCTGCAAGGGCTTTCACCTTTTCAGGCAACCGATCTAAGTAGCTTTCATCTTGTAACAAAATGCGGGAGGCAAACTCTCACGTCCGATCTTAAATCGCCTGCGGAAACTGTTTACGAATGCGAAGTTTGTCTTAAATTATGGCCTGACAGAATCATACCGCAGCGCCTTTCTCAGCCCCCACCTCATCGATGAAAAACCTGATTCACTTGGTCTGCCCGTACCAGGCGTTCAACTCGACATTGTCGACGAGGAAGGAAACGATCTTCCCGCCGGTCAAATTGGGCAAATCGTTCATCGAGGCGACTTAATTTTCCACAAATACTGGGATGATCCAATCGCCACCTCAAAAGTCTTAAAACAAGACGCTGCCGATCGGAAGTGTTTGTTCACTGGAGACGATGGCCACAAAGACGAAAATGGATACATCTATTTTAAGGGGCGAATTGACCGACAAATCAAGACCATGGGGCGACGAGTCTCACCGGAAGAAATTGAAGAGGCAATTCGACTCTCCGGCCTCGTCGAGGAAGTCGCTGTCTTCGGAGTCCCTCACGAACTCATGGGGCAAATGGTTTCGGCCGTCGTCGTACCGCAAGCTGCAGTCAAAAATATTAAGAAAAGCTTGCTCGAATACTGCGATACACACCTGACTACGTTCATGACACCACGAAATACCATCGTACGGGACATGCTGCCAAGGACACCAAATGGCAAGGTGGACTACGAAAGCATCAAGATGGCTGAGTTCTGCGAGGAAGCAGGTAACTGAAGTCGCTAGTCGCGGAATTCTGCAACGGCCTCACGAAGCCGTCGATTAGATCGGCATCTCGCGATCATCGACGAAGGGCTTCAAGCGCTACTAGTACCGAGTATGCTTAAACGACGATCAAACACGATTTCGATAAGCTGCACGACTCAGAATGGCACGCGAATGCCATCACTCTGTTTCCCCCTGCAATTCAACTATCTGATTGGTGGTCGTGTCGTCCCTTGTCGGATCACTCCATTCATTGCCAGCAAAACAGATCGTTGGCCCCTGATTCGGTATACTTTAGCTGCCTTCCCTCAGCTAGGTTTCCAACGATTGAGACTTGTCGGCTTGACTCCGAACTATCGCACTAACAACCTGTAACCGCGCAAGGCACTGTAGACCACTACATCGTTCAAGCGATGAGGATGCAACCTTGGCTGGGTTTGATTAAAAATGAGCAGAACATGAATCCTTCTTACTTGATCGCCCCTTTACTTTGTAGCCTCGGGATCGTACAGATTGTCAAATCCGACGAGAGCCCACCGCTGATCGCTTCCATCACCAAGGAAACGCTCCTGCGAAATCGTGACGGCAAGGGGAAAACATGGTTTCATCCCAGAGTGTGCATGCTGCCAGGAGCTGATCAAACTCCGATTGCATTGATGACTTTGCAAGAAATTGGCGGCTCCGACTACTTTGGCCAAGTCCACTGGTCCACCTCGGCAGACCTTGGCAAAAGCTGGAGCACTCCCCAGCCAATTGCGGCCTTTGGTCGTGAAACAGTCCCCCAACGACGCGATGGGCTCAAGGCGGCCGTTTGCGACGTCACGCCACAATATCATCCGGCAACGGAATCTGTGATTGGGCTCGGCCATGTCGTGTTCTACAAAGGTGACTACTTCGCCCGCAACGAACAGTTACGTCGCTATCCAATCTATGCGGTTCGAGATAAAGAGGGCCATTGGTCGGATCGCAGGATCCTCGAATGGGACGATCCGCGAAGTGCCTACATCTACTCGAACAACTGCGGACAAAGAGTTGTCCTCAACAATGGCGATGTTCAAATGTCATTTACATTTGGGCCGCAGGCGATCCACCGAATGGTCGCTGGTGTGCGAGCGAATTTTGATGGAGAACAATTGACAGTACGCGAAGTAGGTCCTCCTTTGCACAATCCCAAAGGACGCGGACTGCTTGAGCCTAGCGTCACCCGTTTCGACAATAGATTCTGGATCACCATGCGCGCCGAAGACAATCGCGGCTACATGAGTGTAAGCGAGGACGGACTCCATTGGTCCGACAAGCGGCCCTGGTGTTGGGAGGATGGCACGTCGCTCGAGATGTCAACAACTCAGCAACATTGGGTGACTCACAGCGACGGACTCTTTCTCGTCTACACTCGAAAAGCCCCTGAAAACAGCAACGTCATTCGCTGGCGTTCCCCGCTGTGGATCGCGCAAGTCGACACCAAAAGCTATTGCCTCAAAAGGTCTACCGAGCAGATCGTGCTCCCGATTGTCGGTGATGGCATCAACCAGCCCGACAAGGTTGCATTGATGGGTAACTTCAACGTTACCAATGTGAATTCCCGAGAATCCTGGATTACTGTTGGCGAGATGATGCCGCGCAACGGCTACCTAGGTGATGTGCTGCTCGCTCGCATCCGATGGACAAAACCGAACAAAACGCCAATCTGGTAGTACCGAGAAATCTCGCCCTCGCATTAACGAATGACCATCGCGGAAACAATTCGTCGATCTGCCATCGGACCTTCCCGGAGTCTACCGCGCTTCGACCGTCATATTCGAGCTGGTCAATTAGAGGCTGAATCGGGTTTTCGATGCCGCAGCCGTTTGCAAGCGACT
Coding sequences:
- a CDS encoding AMP-binding protein; the encoded protein is MQKTLVEAFLSNVEHRATNLALVQADNSLTYEDLYSRAAALTALLKDQGISRGDRVLFFMDASADFLSLLIATWSLGAITVLLGRQSKLEQLRYAVDKTQPRLVVCDGPPADTAGLETSTRILHLANYSFEQTAQIDCPREANYASIVFTSGSTGKPKGVTQCHRNLMRGASKVVRYLNIDESDRFKH
- a CDS encoding sialidase family protein; the encoded protein is MNPSYLIAPLLCSLGIVQIVKSDESPPLIASITKETLLRNRDGKGKTWFHPRVCMLPGADQTPIALMTLQEIGGSDYFGQVHWSTSADLGKSWSTPQPIAAFGRETVPQRRDGLKAAVCDVTPQYHPATESVIGLGHVVFYKGDYFARNEQLRRYPIYAVRDKEGHWSDRRILEWDDPRSAYIYSNNCGQRVVLNNGDVQMSFTFGPQAIHRMVAGVRANFDGEQLTVREVGPPLHNPKGRGLLEPSVTRFDNRFWITMRAEDNRGYMSVSEDGLHWSDKRPWCWEDGTSLEMSTTQQHWVTHSDGLFLVYTRKAPENSNVIRWRSPLWIAQVDTKSYCLKRSTEQIVLPIVGDGINQPDKVALMGNFNVTNVNSRESWITVGEMMPRNGYLGDVLLARIRWTKPNKTPIW